In Oenanthe melanoleuca isolate GR-GAL-2019-014 chromosome 9, OMel1.0, whole genome shotgun sequence, the following are encoded in one genomic region:
- the WDR53 gene encoding WD repeat-containing protein 53 → MAVKWDGGHSSSVLCLDASAEGLVASGAERGELALWDGGGSPVAQLRLPQEQDVTSVVFSARRPSTLYASHGETISVLDVRSLQEPLQRFHVNEEEINCLAVNDTDSSLAAADDSGTIKVVDLESKKVSRSLRHSNICSSVAFRPQRPQSLVSCGLDMQVMLWNLQKARPLWTMNLQECDMEEESSQSAGQFLNPPLAHSLSVASCGNIFSCGAQDGKIRIFRVTGVRFERELEFQAHSLGVSQVLFMPEAYWLLSGGNDGKVLLWDVSSNVGKQQKSPAKSLHRKKAQAAASSRKDGKLNKVASNEQPGVVPKLSIEHGEKVNWLSCAEIKGSRRVLVADQTSSVSVYALPEP, encoded by the exons ATGGCAGTGAAGTGGGACGGCGGGCATTCCTCCTCGGTGCTGTGCCTGGACGCCAGCGCGGAAGGGCTGGTGGCCTCCGGCGCGGAGCGGGGCGAGCTGGCGCTCTGGGATGGGGGCGGCTCGCCCGTGGCTCAGCTGCGGCTCCCGCAGGAGCAGGACGTGACCTCGGTGGTGTTCTCCGCCCGCCGCCCCAGCACGCTGTACGCCTCGCACGGAGAAACCATCAGCGTGCTGGATGTCCGCTCCCTCCAGGAGCCCCTGCAGCGCTTCCACGTGAACGAGGAGGAGATCAACTGCCTGGCTGTGAACGACACCGACAGCTCCCTGGCGGCGGCCGATGACTCGGGGACCATAAAGGTTGTGGACTTGGAAAGCAAGAAAGTCAGCCGGTCCTTGAGACACTCCAACATCTGCTCGTCTGTTGCCTTCCGACCTCAGCGGCCTCAAAGCCTGGTTTCCTGCGGGCTGGACATGCAG GTGATGCTGTGGAACCTGCAGAAAGCTCGTCCCTTGTGGACCATGAACCTGCAGGAGTGTGACATGGAGGAAGAGAGCTCACAGTCAGCTGGGCAGTTCTTAAACCCACCTCTTGCACATTCCCTGTCCGTCGCCTCTTGTGGCAACATCTTCAGCTGCGGAGCTCAGGACGGTAAAATCAGAATATTCCGAGTCACTGGGGTCAGGTTTGAACGTGAGCTGGAGTTCCAGGCTCACAGCTTGGGAGTCTCACAGGTGCTCTTCATGCCAGAGGCATACTGGTTGTTGTCTGGAGGAAACGACGGGAAAGTCTTGCTGTGGGATGTCAGCAGCAACGTcgggaagcagcagaaaagtCCAGCAAAATCTCTGCACAGGAAGAAGGCCcaagcagctgcttccagcaggaaaGATGGGAAGCTCAACAAAGTGGCCTCAAATGAACAGCCTGGAGTTGTGCCAAAGCTCAGCATTGAGCACGGAGAGAAGGTGAACTGGCTCTCGTGTGCAGAGATCAAAGGCTCCAGGAGAGTGTTGGTTGCTGACCAGACCAGCTCTGTATCAGTCTATGCATTGCCAGAACCTTAA
- the FBXO45 gene encoding F-box/SPRY domain-containing protein 1, with translation MAAGPGPAPGPGAAAASWGGPGWRLPGRVLELVFSYLELRELRSCALVCKLWHRVLHGDENSEVWRSLAARCLAEEALRTDILCNVPTYKGKVRAFHHAFSTNDCSRNVYIKKNGFTLHRNPIAQSTDGARTKIGFSEGRHAWEVWWEGPLGTVAVIGIATKRAAMQCQGYVALLGSDDQSWGWNLVDNNLLHNGEVNGSFPQCNNAPKYQIGERIRVILDMEDKTLAFERGYEFLGVAFRGLPKVCLYPAVSAVYGNTEVTLVYLGKPLDG, from the exons atggcggcggggcccggccctgcgcccggccccggggcggccgcggcctcGTGGGGAGGGCCGGGCTGGCGGCTGCCGGGGCGGGTGTTGGAGCTGGTGTTCTCCTACCTggagctgcgggagctgcgGAGCTGCGCGCTGGTCTGCAAGCTGTGGCACCGCGTCCTGCACGGCGACGAGAACAGCGAGGTGTGGCGCAGCCTGGCCGCCCGCTGCCTGGCCGAGGAGGCCCTGCGCACCGACATCCTCTGCAACGTGCCCACCTACAAGGGCAAG GTCCGTGCCTTCCACCACGCCTTCAGCACCAACGACTGCTCGAGGAACGTGTACATCAAGAAGAACGGCTTCACGCTGCACCGCAACCCCATCGCGCAGAGCACGGACGGGGCGCGCACCAAGATCGGCTTCAGCGAGGGCCGGCACGCCTGGGAGGTGTGGTGGGAGGGCCCGCTGGGCACCGTGGCCGTCATCGGCATCGCCACCAAGCGCGCCGCCATGCAGTGCCAGGGCTACgtggccctgctgggcagcGACGACCAGAGTTGGGGCTGGAACCTGGTGGACAATAACTTGCTGCATAACGGAGAGGTGAACGGCAGCTTCCCCCAGTGCAATAACGCGCCCAAATATCAG ATAGGTGAAAGGATTCGAGTTATCCTGGACATGGAAGACAAAACACTAGCATTTGAGAGGGGCTATGAGTTCTTGGGAGTTGCCTTCAGAGGACTACCAAAAGTTTGCCTGTATCCAGCAGTGTCTGCTGTGTATGGTAACACAGAAGTGACTTTGGTCTACCTGGGAAAGCCTCTGGATGGATGA